A part of Podarcis raffonei isolate rPodRaf1 chromosome 12, rPodRaf1.pri, whole genome shotgun sequence genomic DNA contains:
- the EIF1B gene encoding eukaryotic translation initiation factor 1b isoform X1: MSTIQNLQSFDPFADATKGDDLLPAGTEDYIHIRIQQRNGRKTLTTVQGIADDYDKKKLVKAFKKKFACNGTVIEHPEYGEVIQLQGDQRKNICQFLLEVLTAAGLLPSPSLLQVGIVKEEQLKVHGF; the protein is encoded by the exons ATGTCCACTATCCAGAACCTCCAATCCTTCG ACCCCTTTGCTGATGCAACTAAGGGTGACGACTTACTCCCGGCAGGGACTGAAGACTACATTCATATAAGGATCCAGCAACGAAACGGCAGAAAGACACTAACTACTGTTCAGGGAATTGCAGATGACTATGACAAAAAGAAGCTTGTGAAAGCCTTCAAAAAG AAATTTGCCTGTAATGGTACTGTGATTGAGCATCCTGAATACGGGGAAGTGATCCAGTTGCAAGGGGACCAGAGGAAGAACATTTGCCAATTCCTCCTAGAG GTTCTAACTGCTGCCGGCTTACTGCCATCTCCTTCTCTTCTGCAGGTTGGCATTGTCAAGGAGGAGCAGCTGAAAGTTCATGGCttctaa
- the EIF1B gene encoding eukaryotic translation initiation factor 1b isoform X2: protein MSTIQNLQSFDPFADATKGDDLLPAGTEDYIHIRIQQRNGRKTLTTVQGIADDYDKKKLVKAFKKKFACNGTVIEHPEYGEVIQLQGDQRKNICQFLLEVGIVKEEQLKVHGF, encoded by the exons ATGTCCACTATCCAGAACCTCCAATCCTTCG ACCCCTTTGCTGATGCAACTAAGGGTGACGACTTACTCCCGGCAGGGACTGAAGACTACATTCATATAAGGATCCAGCAACGAAACGGCAGAAAGACACTAACTACTGTTCAGGGAATTGCAGATGACTATGACAAAAAGAAGCTTGTGAAAGCCTTCAAAAAG AAATTTGCCTGTAATGGTACTGTGATTGAGCATCCTGAATACGGGGAAGTGATCCAGTTGCAAGGGGACCAGAGGAAGAACATTTGCCAATTCCTCCTAGAG GTTGGCATTGTCAAGGAGGAGCAGCTGAAAGTTCATGGCttctaa